Proteins from a single region of Trichoderma asperellum chromosome 3, complete sequence:
- a CDS encoding uncharacterized protein (EggNog:ENOG41), whose protein sequence is MATLWNAIFDDQSSMKVVIKIPIRANGTFEGELDWHLRYRGASHITQSLDLQEIADNVRRRINRGHIINRGVRFYQKDLDILVLEYAEHGCLFDIMSKASYFGVRFSNKVLWEIWECLVKGVVSVALQPESVKRWSPNSLDMVLNSLDNPQNINELLRLSTLIDSHDVHFDLEEQNILIAEDGHHSHHPILKFHDFGHYSHKMRECWDRWDHYDYWKARRCPKNNRTPPETISEDWDKVDLSSPGSVLQYTGDTFGPEKNEVAGRYGTWTNVFTIGKIMESVITQSWSAHPMTTMIYEAGDERCLGESYAWRLSKPEYSYIEPELLDQIAQCQFEKPQDRPQLSYLLRNVCERKHHGFKESDGDTRSFWDAFWALTRTNPASQPSVPLSDSQTSTISVEASGSQRNYPADRGQREYRSDPFARPSFAGSYTGNSDRQSPPPASPYDEIGNPLITHVAALRRKSRRSLLSASSEESFPTLLRRPGLSTDVHATALDPSAGLLSTDSIPSGGNQRKRSSSWFSDSDSDGGVILRETKRAKHDLASNSLSESVESLGGGVRPDEACNLASITSTSSIDGGVLLRGTQRTGMASASSSSSSDGGVPLRGSKETKHNLTSLSSFLPLRSPTRARWTSKRTKKLSIKSPRYANTTAPDDIISQPISGSPTRLNWAWPIMTMAPRRIPNILEVDVRDGKCLAKYATMSPDRLNLPQSNGGFCFTKRSDPTYYESVDKEASQLQCYTTMMPVDNRDFIPMEVIPEEIESQMDLDM, encoded by the exons ATGGCTACTCTCTGGAACGCCATATTCGATGATCAAAGCAGTATGAAGGTTGTCATTAAGATACCTATCCGTGCGAACGGCACATTTGAGGGGGAGCTAGACTGGCACCTTAGATATAGAGGAGCTTCTCATATCACCCAGAGCCTAGATTTGCAAGAGATTGCTGACAATGTTAGACGCAGAATCAACAGAGGCCACATAATAAACAGGGGAGTAAGATTTTATCAGAAGGACCTCGATATTCTTGTCTTGGAGTATGCAGAGCATGGGTGCCTTTTTGACATAATGTCCAAGGCCTCGTATTTTGGAGTCCGTTTTTCGAATAAGGTATTATGGGAGATTTGGGAATGCT TGGTGAAAGGTGTTGTATCAGTCGCGCTTCAGCCGGAATCAGTCAAACGATGGAGTCCTAATAGTCTTGACATGGTATTAAATTCGCTGGATAATCCGCAAAATATTAATGAGCTATTGAGACTCAGTACATTGATTGATAGCCATGATGTGCATTTTGACCTAGAAGAGCAAAATA TTCTCATTGCTGAAGATGGTCACCACTCACACCATCCCATACTTAAG TTTCACGATTTCGGGCATTATAGTCATAAGATGAGAGAGTGTTGGGATCGCTGGGATCATTACGATTACTGGAAAGCCAGAAGGTGCCCCAAAAATAATCGAACTCCTCCG GAAACCATTTCCGAAGATTGGGACAAGGTCGATCTAAGTAGTCCAGGATCAGTATTACAATACACCGGTGACACATTTGGACCAGAAAAGAATGAAGTTGCAGGGCGATATGGCACTTGGACGAATGTCTTCACCATTGGCAAAATT ATGGAGTCTGTCATAACACAAAGCTGGTCAGCGCATCCAATGACGACAATGATATATGAGGCTGGGGATGAACGATGCTTGGGCGAATCGTATGCCTGGCGTCTGAGCAAGCCAGAATATAGCTATATCGAGCCCGAGCTTCTCGACCAAATTGCGCAATGCCAGTTCGAGAAACCACAGGACCGTCCTCAGCTAAGCTATCTCTTGAGGAATGTATGTGAACGCAAACATCACGGCTTCAAAGAAAGCGACGGTGACACGCGCTCCTTTTGGGATGCCTTTTGGGCACTTACACGGACaaatccagccagccagccttcGGTCCCATTATCAGACTCACAGACCTCGACAATTTCGGTTGAGGCTTCAGGAAGTCAGAGAAATTATCCCGCTGATCGCGGTCAGCGTGAATATCGGTCAGATCCTTTTGCACGGCCCTCTTTTGCAGGTTCTTATACAGGAAATTCCGACAGGCAGTCACCGCCTCCTGCGTCACCGTACGATGAAATCGGGAATCCTCTCATTACACACGTAGCTGCTCTCCGACGCAAAAGTAGACGATCGCTATTGAGTGCTTCATCAGAAGAGTCGTTCCCAACGCTTCTCAGAAGGCCAGGGCTTTCTACAGACGTACATGCGACGGCATTGGATCCATCAGCAGGTTTGCTATCGACTGACTCAATTCCTTCGGGCGGAAATCAGAGGAAGCGGTCTTCTTCATGGTTTTCTGATAGCGACTCAGACGGTGGAGTAATTCTACGTGAGACAAAAAGAGCTAAGCACGATTTAGCGTCTAACTCATTATCAGAAAGTGTAGAGAGTTTAGGCGGCGGAGTGCGTCCAGATGAGGCATGCAATCTGGCTTCTATCACGTCGACATCTTCAATAGATGGAGGGGTTCTTCTACGAGGGACACAGAGGACTGGTATGGCAtcagcatcgtcatcatcgtcatcagatGGAGGAGTGCCTCTACGAGGATCAAAGGAAACTAAACACAATTTGACGTCTTTGTCATCATTCTTGCCATTAAGAAGCCCAACTAGGGCTAGGTGGACATcgaagaggacgaagaaGCTGTCAATTAAATCGCCAAGGTATGCCAACACAACTGCACCCGACGATATCATATCCCAGCCAATTAGTGGTAGTCCTACGCGCCTAAACTGGGCATGGCCCATTATGACCATGGCGCCCAGACGCATACCGAATATTCTGGAGGTTGATGTGCGTGATGGCAAGTGCCTTGCCAAGTATGCCACGATGTCTCCAGACAGATTAAACCTACCGCAGAGCAACGGCGGTTTCTGCTTTACAAAAAGATCCGATCCGACTTATTACGAGAGTGTAGACAAGGAAGCTTCACAGTTACAATGCTATACCACCATGATGCCAGTTGATAATAGGGATTTTATTCCAATGGAAGTGATTCCAGAAGAAATAGAATCCCAAATGGATTTGGATATGTAG
- a CDS encoding uncharacterized protein (EggNog:ENOG41), giving the protein MGSPYSNQDAFYPDLPIGGFVVDTALYGSSSACTSNPNAWRCLSSKESRVPRFYWTITEVDSNYQISSADDPIASSLTDIPLTVLDEGEEEERFVLSYKFNTTVELAITATNRAAKCVYSDMIFQATLWTKREMQQPSRTTKKRDDYVKWPGLVEIMEIKNATLGGAPECVDSKGDKIADVQSDARACECIYRTKGWI; this is encoded by the coding sequence ATGGGCAGCCCCTACAGCAATCAAGATGCCTTTTATCCAGACCTACCAATTGGCGGCTTCGTAGTAGATACGGCTCTCTACGGTTCATCATCCGCATGTACTTCTAATCCAAATGCCTGGCGGTGCCTCTCTTCCAAAGAAAGCCGAGTACCCCGTTTTTACTGGACCATCACCGAGGTGGATTCGAATTATCAAATCTCCTCTGCCGACGACCCCATCGCTTCGTCTCTTACAGATATCCCTCTAACAGTTCTTGACGAgggtgaggaagaggaacggTTTGTCTTGTCTTATAAATTCAACACGACTGTTGAGCTGGCAATTACGGCGACAAACCGTGCTGCGAAGTGCGTTTACTCCGATATGATTTTTCAAGCCACGCTTTGGACGAAACGGGAGATGCAACAGCCATCCAGGACGACCAAAAAGCGCGATGATTATGTGAAGTGGCCGGGACTGGTGGAGATTATGGAAATCAAGAATGCTACGCTGGGAGGGGCACCAGAGTGTGTTGATTCTAAGGGTGACAAGATCGCCGATGTGCAAAGTGACGCGCGAGCTTGTGAGTGTATATATAGGACAAAGGGATGGATATAA
- a CDS encoding uncharacterized protein (EggNog:ENOG41), whose translation MPSKETEKKHEARTLRLAKYENVNMNISIFIERPFVEQLRNRLFVMHATHTYYIAADMHRKGEDGTLNHGCVSYNRSFAVLVTANMSSPLPHLNVRRRAVRPDSAIPAKNFLAIQSALIRGDRSVALDNTSRILPEDCDELGLPYDSPSMPQDQSFECPFADDYSESHSNDTDQPNLVGEHIELLNWDGFRLEWVKVLGQGGFGMATLWNAIFDDQSSMKVVIKIPIRANGTFEGELDWHLRYRGASHITQSLDLQEIADNVRRRINRGHIINRGVRFYQKDLDILVLEYAEHGCLFDIMSKASYFGVRFSNKVLWEIWECLVKGVVSVALQPESVKRWSPNSLDMVLNSLDNPQNINELLRLSTLIDSHDVHFDLEEQNILIAEDGHHSHHPILKFHDFGHYSHKMRECWDRWDHYDYWKARRCPKNNRTPPETISEDWDKVDLSSPGSVLQYTGDTFGPEKNEVAGRYGTWTNVFTIGKIMESVITQSWSAHPMTTMIYEAGDERCLGESYAWRLSKPEYSYIEPELLDQIAQCQFEKPQDRPQLSYLLRNVCERKHHGFKESDGDTRSFWDAFWALTRTNPASQPSVPLSDSQTSTISVEASGSQRNYPADRGQREYRSDPFARPSFAGSYTGNSDRQSPPPASPYDEIGNPLITHVAALRRKSRRSLLSASSEESFPTLLRRPGLSTDVHATALDPSAGLLSTDSIPSGGNQRKRSSSWFSDSDSDGGVILRETKRAKHDLASNSLSESVESLGGGVRPDEACNLASITSTSSIDGGVLLRGTQRTGMASASSSSSSDGGVPLRGSKETKHNLTSLSSFLPLRSPTRARWTSKRTKKLSIKSPRYANTTAPDDIISQPISGSPTRLNWAWPIMTMAPRRIPNILEVDVRDGKCLAKYATMSPDRLNLPQSNGGFCFTKRSDPTYYESVDKEASQLQCYTTMMPVDNRDFIPMEVIPEEIESQMDLDM comes from the exons ATGCCTTCAAAGGAAACCGAAAAGAAACATGAAGCGAGGACGCTGCGCCTGGCCAAGTACGAGAACGTCAATATGAATATATCTATTTTTATCGAACGCCCCTTTGTTGAACAATTACGCAATCGGTTGTTTGTTATGCATGCCACTCACACATATTATATAGCTGCCGACATGCATCGCAAGGGTGAGGATGGAACATTGAACCATGGCTGCGTATCCTACAATCGATCTTTCGCCGTCCTAGTCACAGCCAACATGTCATCACCGCTACCCCATCTAAACGTGCGCCGCAGAGCGGTAAGACCCGATTCTGCTATACCTGCCAAAAATTTCCTAGCTATTCAATCTGCCCTGATTCGCGGTGACAGATCTGTGGCACTTGACAATACGAGCAGAATCCTTCCAGAGGACTGCGATGAACTCGGACTTCCCTATGATTCTCCATCTATGCCACAAGACCAATCATTCGAATGCCCCTTTGCTGACGACTATTCTGAGTCTCATAGTAATGATACAGATCAGCCAAACCTCGTCGGAGAGCATATTGAACTCTTAAACTGGGATGGCTTCAGGCTTGAATGGGTTAAAGTCCTCGGCCAAGGCGGCTTTGGCATGGCTACTCTCTGGAACGCCATATTCGATGATCAAAGCAGTATGAAGGTTGTCATTAAGATACCTATCCGTGCGAACGGCACATTTGAGGGGGAGCTAGACTGGCACCTTAGATATAGAGGAGCTTCTCATATCACCCAGAGCCTAGATTTGCAAGAGATTGCTGACAATGTTAGACGCAGAATCAACAGAGGCCACATAATAAACAGGGGAGTAAGATTTTATCAGAAGGACCTCGATATTCTTGTCTTGGAGTATGCAGAGCATGGGTGCCTTTTTGACATAATGTCCAAGGCCTCGTATTTTGGAGTCCGTTTTTCGAATAAGGTATTATGGGAGATTTGGGAATGCT TGGTGAAAGGTGTTGTATCAGTCGCGCTTCAGCCGGAATCAGTCAAACGATGGAGTCCTAATAGTCTTGACATGGTATTAAATTCGCTGGATAATCCGCAAAATATTAATGAGCTATTGAGACTCAGTACATTGATTGATAGCCATGATGTGCATTTTGACCTAGAAGAGCAAAATA TTCTCATTGCTGAAGATGGTCACCACTCACACCATCCCATACTTAAG TTTCACGATTTCGGGCATTATAGTCATAAGATGAGAGAGTGTTGGGATCGCTGGGATCATTACGATTACTGGAAAGCCAGAAGGTGCCCCAAAAATAATCGAACTCCTCCG GAAACCATTTCCGAAGATTGGGACAAGGTCGATCTAAGTAGTCCAGGATCAGTATTACAATACACCGGTGACACATTTGGACCAGAAAAGAATGAAGTTGCAGGGCGATATGGCACTTGGACGAATGTCTTCACCATTGGCAAAATT ATGGAGTCTGTCATAACACAAAGCTGGTCAGCGCATCCAATGACGACAATGATATATGAGGCTGGGGATGAACGATGCTTGGGCGAATCGTATGCCTGGCGTCTGAGCAAGCCAGAATATAGCTATATCGAGCCCGAGCTTCTCGACCAAATTGCGCAATGCCAGTTCGAGAAACCACAGGACCGTCCTCAGCTAAGCTATCTCTTGAGGAATGTATGTGAACGCAAACATCACGGCTTCAAAGAAAGCGACGGTGACACGCGCTCCTTTTGGGATGCCTTTTGGGCACTTACACGGACaaatccagccagccagccttcGGTCCCATTATCAGACTCACAGACCTCGACAATTTCGGTTGAGGCTTCAGGAAGTCAGAGAAATTATCCCGCTGATCGCGGTCAGCGTGAATATCGGTCAGATCCTTTTGCACGGCCCTCTTTTGCAGGTTCTTATACAGGAAATTCCGACAGGCAGTCACCGCCTCCTGCGTCACCGTACGATGAAATCGGGAATCCTCTCATTACACACGTAGCTGCTCTCCGACGCAAAAGTAGACGATCGCTATTGAGTGCTTCATCAGAAGAGTCGTTCCCAACGCTTCTCAGAAGGCCAGGGCTTTCTACAGACGTACATGCGACGGCATTGGATCCATCAGCAGGTTTGCTATCGACTGACTCAATTCCTTCGGGCGGAAATCAGAGGAAGCGGTCTTCTTCATGGTTTTCTGATAGCGACTCAGACGGTGGAGTAATTCTACGTGAGACAAAAAGAGCTAAGCACGATTTAGCGTCTAACTCATTATCAGAAAGTGTAGAGAGTTTAGGCGGCGGAGTGCGTCCAGATGAGGCATGCAATCTGGCTTCTATCACGTCGACATCTTCAATAGATGGAGGGGTTCTTCTACGAGGGACACAGAGGACTGGTATGGCAtcagcatcgtcatcatcgtcatcagatGGAGGAGTGCCTCTACGAGGATCAAAGGAAACTAAACACAATTTGACGTCTTTGTCATCATTCTTGCCATTAAGAAGCCCAACTAGGGCTAGGTGGACATcgaagaggacgaagaaGCTGTCAATTAAATCGCCAAGGTATGCCAACACAACTGCACCCGACGATATCATATCCCAGCCAATTAGTGGTAGTCCTACGCGCCTAAACTGGGCATGGCCCATTATGACCATGGCGCCCAGACGCATACCGAATATTCTGGAGGTTGATGTGCGTGATGGCAAGTGCCTTGCCAAGTATGCCACGATGTCTCCAGACAGATTAAACCTACCGCAGAGCAACGGCGGTTTCTGCTTTACAAAAAGATCCGATCCGACTTATTACGAGAGTGTAGACAAGGAAGCTTCACAGTTACAATGCTATACCACCATGATGCCAGTTGATAATAGGGATTTTATTCCAATGGAAGTGATTCCAGAAGAAATAGAATCCCAAATGGATTTGGATATGTAG
- a CDS encoding uncharacterized protein (EggNog:ENOG41~TransMembrane:1 (i124-146o)): protein MAHSTKIHTRAGSRASLVSVGQMPVIKEDSNIITPAPAMLRIPAKNPHRSLGPQPHGVIIPYLTGFQDLPPKTLASTEGKAEGDDGDEKTVVGRMTPPPIATLRKRRWNGEEWTPSDSQRKCHLVIVSSVILVIIAGIATGLTLGLTKT, encoded by the coding sequence ATGGCGCATTCAACCAAGATTCATACTCGGGCTGGATCGCGGGCATCGCTCGTCTCAGTCGGGCAGATGCCTGTCATCAAAGAAGACAGCAACATCATCACACCGGCGCCAGCAATGCTCCGCATACCTGCAAAGAATCCCCACCGAAGTCTGGGACCACAACCTCACGGGGTAATCATACCGTATCTGACGGGCTTTCAGGATCTGCCTCCAAAAACACTGGCCTCGACGGAGGGTAAGGCTGAAGgcgatgatggagatgaaaaGACTGTTGTTGGACGGATGACGCCTCCGCCTATAGCAACGTTGAGAAAGAGGCGATGGAATGGAGAGGAGTGGACGCCGAGCGATTCACAGCGAAAATGCCACTTGGTAATAGTGTCATCGGTGATCTTGGTGATTATTGCCGGCATTGCTACTGGACTCACACTGGGCCTTACGAAAACGTGA